A part of Patescibacteria group bacterium genomic DNA contains:
- a CDS encoding DUF2829 domain-containing protein has translation MKFGEALDKLIEGRAMTRTGWNGKGMSVKFAVGGANVCPYFIMYKADGFIQPGWVPSIGDLLADDWQEFKAQS, from the coding sequence ATGAAATTCGGTGAAGCTCTAGATAAATTGATCGAAGGACGCGCCATGACCCGTACCGGTTGGAACGGTAAGGGAATGTCTGTGAAATTTGCAGTCGGTGGTGCGAACGTTTGCCCATATTTCATCATGTACAAAGCTGATGGTTTTATCCAGCCGGGTTGGGTTCCATCCATTGGTGATTTGCTCGCCGATGACTGGCAAGAATTCAAGGCGCAATCATGA